Proteins from one Deinococcus actinosclerus genomic window:
- a CDS encoding DUF4384 domain-containing protein, which produces MKKLLLIPAAMLLSTAAAAPKISAQSIIVNPTQPDLNVSVRVDKDTTGNQNPAYRVGDKISISATVNRDAYVYLFNVNPDGSVDQILPNRLSDSNLVKANTTKVFPAPEDNFNFTVAGPIGQNKVLALASLTPLNLDQISSFKTTQDQFATVSAKNQAGLAQALSIVVNPLPQNSWVSDTAFYTVAGRTPVSTGSLFIGTNVNNASVILNGQRLGGANVTYSNLRAGTYPIRVQAPGYRDFTTTVSIRGGSTTNVNVEFAQAVTPAPVTRYTVSIRTSVNGARIFVDGDEAGVIRNGGLDLSLTPGVHEISMVASGYRTFTSTYNVTKNGQITITPTR; this is translated from the coding sequence CATGCTCCTGAGCACCGCCGCCGCTGCCCCCAAAATCAGTGCCCAGAGCATCATCGTGAACCCCACGCAGCCCGACCTGAACGTCAGCGTGCGTGTGGACAAGGACACCACCGGCAACCAGAACCCCGCCTACCGCGTGGGTGACAAGATCAGCATCAGCGCCACCGTCAACCGTGACGCGTACGTGTACCTGTTCAACGTGAACCCCGACGGCAGCGTCGACCAGATCCTGCCCAACCGCCTGAGCGACAGCAACCTCGTGAAGGCCAACACCACCAAGGTGTTCCCGGCCCCCGAAGACAACTTCAACTTCACGGTCGCCGGCCCCATCGGGCAGAACAAGGTCCTGGCCCTCGCCAGCCTGACCCCGCTGAACCTTGATCAGATCAGCTCCTTCAAGACCACCCAGGATCAGTTCGCCACCGTCAGCGCCAAGAACCAGGCGGGCCTCGCCCAGGCGCTGAGCATCGTGGTCAACCCCCTGCCCCAGAACAGCTGGGTGAGCGACACCGCGTTCTACACCGTCGCGGGCCGCACGCCCGTCAGCACCGGCAGCCTGTTCATCGGCACGAACGTGAACAACGCCAGCGTGATCCTGAACGGCCAGCGCCTGGGCGGCGCGAACGTCACCTACAGCAACCTGCGTGCCGGCACGTACCCCATCCGCGTGCAGGCCCCCGGTTACCGTGACTTCACCACGACCGTCTCCATCCGTGGCGGCAGCACCACCAACGTGAACGTCGAGTTCGCGCAGGCCGTGACGCCCGCCCCCGTCACGCGCTACACCGTCTCGATCCGCACCAGCGTCAACGGCGCGCGCATCTTCGTCGACGGCGACGAGGCCGGCGTCATCCGCAACGGTGGGCTGGACCTGAGCCTGACCCCCGGCGTCCACGAGATCTCGATGGTCGCCAGCGGGTACCGCACGTTCACGAGCACGTACAACGTGACGAAGAACGGCCAGATCACCATCACCCCCACCCGCTGA